Proteins from one Cicer arietinum cultivar CDC Frontier isolate Library 1 chromosome 3, Cicar.CDCFrontier_v2.0, whole genome shotgun sequence genomic window:
- the LOC101493388 gene encoding laccase-7-like encodes MKILMLWLTWVAVILSTSMASAATVERTFMVQNKTITRLCHKQIIVAVNGLFPGPKLEVNEGDSVIVHVFNDSPYNLTIHWHGVFQLFSAWADGPEYITQCSIRPGHNYTYKFNVTQQEGTLWWHAHASVIRATVHGAIIIHPRSGQFPFPKPYKEVPIILGDWYDGNVEEIVKKELETGDKIPSDAFTINGLPGDLFNCSKNQTFKLKVKQGKTYLFRMVNAALNNNLFFKIANHKFTVVAMDAAYTDHYISDILVIAAGQSADILFTADQPKGLYYMAASPYIVGEPEPLIDKTTTRGLVVYEGYKKSTIKHKPLMPILPFHDNTPIAHKFFSSITSLVGAPYWVPVPLDVDEHLYITISIGLQPCPINATCTGPLKQKFSANMNNESFLLPIGKGFSIMEAYFYNVSGLYTTDFPYYPPKTFDFTNPKIFLDANVTFAPKSTKVMKFKFNSTVEIVFQNTAILNAQSHPMHLHGLNVHVLAQGFGIFDSTKDKLKYNLVNPLIRNTVPVPVGGWVAIRFQANNPGVWFMHCHVDDHNLWGLVTAFIIENGPTPSTSLGPPPADLPKC; translated from the exons ATGAAGATTTTAATGTTGTGGCTAACGTGGGTTGCTGTAATTTTATCTACTTCTATGGCTTCTGCTGCTACAGTGGAACGTACTTTCATG GTTCAAAACAAAACTATCACACGATTGTGCCATAAACAAATTATTGTCGCAGTTAATGGACTTTTCCCTGGCCCTAAGTTGGAGGTCAATGAAGGTGACTCTGTGATTGTTCACGTATTCAACGATTCACCCTACAATTTAACAATTCATTG GCATGGAGTATTCCAACTATTTAGTGCATGGGCAGATGGTCCTGAATATATAACCCAATGTTCAATTCGTCCTGGACATAATTATACTTACAAATTCAATGTGACACAACAAGAAGGAACATTGTGGTGGCATGCTCATGCATCAGTTATACGTGCAACTGTTCATGGTGCTATTATCATTCATCCTCGTTCGGGTCAATTTCCATTTCCTAAACCTTACAAGGAAGTACCAATAATACTAG GTGATTGGTATGATGGAAATGTTGAGGAGATTGTCAAAAAAGAACTCGAAACTGGCGACAAGATACCGTCTGATGCTTTTACTATCAATGGCCTTCCTGGAGATCTTTTCAATTGTTCCAAAAATC AGACATTCAAGTTGAAAGTGAAGCAAGGAAAAACCTATCTATTCCGAATGGTCAACGCTGCACTAAACAACAATCTTTTCTTCAAGATAGCCAATCACAAGTTCACAGTTGTAGCCATGGATGCTGCCTACACCGATCACTATATCTCCGACATACTCGTCATCGCCGCCGGCCAAAGCGCCGACATACTTTTCACCGCCGATCAACCCAAAGGTTTATACTACATGGCTGCATCTCCTTATATTGTTGGGGAACCAGAACCACTCATCGACAAAACGACAACCCGGGGCCTTGTCGTTTACGAAGGTTAcaaaaaatcaacaataaaacaTAAACCTTTGATGCCAATACTACCGTTCCATGACAACACACCAATAGCTCACAAATTTTTTAGCAGCATAACAAGCCTTGTGGGGGCCCCATATTGGGTCCCTGTCCCACTTGATGTGGATGAGCACTTGTATATCACAATTAGCATTGGTTTACAACCATGTCCTATTAATGCCACGTGTACAGGTCCACTCAAACAAAAATTTTCAGCTAATATGAATAATGAATCTTTTTTGCTTCCAATTGGGAAAGGATTCTCTATAATGGAggcatatttttataatgtgaGTGGCTTGTATACTACGGATTTCCCTTATTACCCTCCAAAAACTTTTGACTTCACAAACccgaaaatatttttggatgcGAATGTTACATTTGCGCCGAAATCAACCAAGGTGATGAAATTCAAGTTTAATTCGACGGTGGAGATTGTGTTTCAAAATACGGCAATTTTGAATGCACAAAGTCATCCCATGCATCTTCATGGTTTGAATGTTCATGTTTTGGCTCAAGGGTTTGGGATTTTCGATTCTACTAAAGATAAACTAAAGTATAATTTGGTGAACCCTTTAATTCGAAACACGGTTCCTGTGCCAGTTGGAGGATGGGTTGCTATTAGATTCCAAGCAAATAATCCAG ggGTATGGTTTATGCATTGTCATGTGGATGATCATAACCTATGGGGACTAGTCACGGCTTTCATAATTGAGAATGGACCAACACCTTCAACTTCTCTTGGTCCACCACCTGCTGATTTGCCTAAATGTTAA